A part of Petroclostridium xylanilyticum genomic DNA contains:
- a CDS encoding ABC transporter ATP-binding protein: MSTIIEAKNLCKTFTLGGVYVEVLKNIDLKIESGEFVSIMGPSGSGKSTLLYLLGGLDKPTSGSIKIKGKEISGMDDKEESIMRRRDIGFVFQFYNLIPNLNVEENIMLPILLDGKKMKNYTAKLKQILEDVGLSNRRHYTPRELSGGQQQRVAIARALINEPDVILADEPIGNLDSKTGIEIMELFQRINKEKGKTIVQVTHSKEAAEYGQRIINVRDGKVWG; encoded by the coding sequence ATGAGTACAATTATTGAAGCGAAAAATTTGTGCAAAACCTTCACGCTTGGAGGTGTTTATGTGGAAGTACTAAAGAATATTGATCTTAAGATTGAGAGCGGAGAATTCGTCTCCATTATGGGTCCTTCCGGTTCGGGCAAGAGTACCCTCCTCTACCTTCTAGGTGGGCTTGACAAGCCTACTTCGGGGAGTATAAAGATAAAGGGGAAGGAAATTTCCGGGATGGACGATAAGGAAGAGAGCATCATGCGTAGAAGGGATATCGGCTTTGTATTCCAGTTCTACAATCTTATACCTAACTTAAACGTAGAAGAAAACATAATGCTTCCGATACTTCTTGATGGAAAGAAAATGAAGAATTATACCGCAAAATTGAAACAAATTCTTGAGGATGTAGGTCTTTCAAACAGGAGGCACTATACCCCGAGGGAACTGTCGGGAGGGCAGCAGCAGAGGGTGGCTATAGCAAGGGCTCTCATAAATGAACCCGATGTGATTCTTGCGGACGAGCCTATAGGCAACCTGGACAGTAAAACAGGTATTGAGATTATGGAACTGTTCCAGAGGATTAACAAGGAGAAAGGTAAAACTATCGTTCAGGTAACTCACTCAAAGGAAGCTGCGGAATATGGTCAGAGAATAATAAATGTTAGAGACGGGAAGGTATGGGGATGA
- a CDS encoding FtsX-like permease family protein, translating into MPIIFKFIFKNIKEKKTRTFLIVFSITISTALFFASTAISDSLKKMYTEQIKKFYGETEIVIQAGKKSPTKYFSTSFPPEYAKRIDYSVGVFNGIGIYKYKRNGSKYENVVISLRGMEWKDIQKMTPVTLAREYNLEPFTGKKIVISKKTADKYGLEIGKVFEIEIEGVKYKFTISGIAQMTGPFSDDGQTHQAVVPKDTLSTLYGQKGNVTTIYVKLKDPGEKQFMLSELSELLKRYTVRETISPDDLEAQAGSIVIILSMALVMVLFMSVFIIYSSFKVITTERLPMIGTFRSVGASRKVTNFVLLSESIFYGVTGGIIGDVLGIGVLYLIAKATTPVWDSSYKTSIQFSVMQLIVSFIVAVVLSLVSSLIPILKVSRIPVKDIVLNNMEIKSNKTGLWNIILGIVLLVLALLLPPMAVGNAGLALNSICILGGVAAIVLLIPFITKVFVKILEKIYVFVFGNEGVLAVKNLRNNKSILNNISLLAIGISSLLAINVVSQSSISEIINYFDRGIKYDLSFSIPEMGRSFEFSLRSIEGVKEAKGFYNARKIEVKGTDKIIQNIESADKNTFMDYFNIILGGSKENTLEKLKELDSGRNIIITGMIKNRLGVKAGDTIILRMPAGDRDYKVIDVWDTMMYGGDYAVIAERYLKMDMGVKYYDYIAIKTDKDPYEMLRFLKDKYAKNGAGGITMNEVKALIVKSNARIFGVLNGFSILTVLIGIIGVFNNLIISFIERKRSLAVLRSIGMNKRQIIKMIFVEALTGGLIGGVIGVMGGILQISVMFYIVRIIVSSIQINYSASLLLSSLLAGVIITLTASVGPAMKSSKLNIIEAIKYE; encoded by the coding sequence GTGCCAATTATTTTCAAGTTTATATTTAAAAATATTAAAGAAAAGAAAACGCGAACATTCCTTATAGTGTTTTCGATAACAATTTCCACCGCACTATTTTTTGCTTCAACAGCGATTAGTGATTCGTTAAAAAAAATGTATACAGAACAGATAAAGAAGTTTTACGGGGAAACCGAGATTGTCATTCAAGCCGGGAAGAAGTCTCCGACAAAGTACTTTTCAACTTCTTTCCCACCGGAATATGCCAAACGTATTGATTATTCGGTAGGGGTTTTTAACGGTATAGGCATATACAAATACAAGAGAAATGGCTCAAAGTATGAGAATGTAGTTATAAGTCTGAGAGGTATGGAATGGAAGGATATTCAGAAGATGACACCCGTTACGCTTGCAAGGGAATATAACCTCGAACCCTTCACGGGAAAAAAGATAGTCATTAGCAAAAAGACTGCCGACAAGTACGGACTTGAAATAGGTAAGGTATTCGAGATTGAGATAGAAGGGGTAAAATATAAATTCACAATCAGTGGAATTGCACAGATGACGGGGCCTTTTAGTGACGACGGGCAAACACATCAGGCTGTTGTCCCAAAGGATACGTTAAGTACTCTATACGGGCAGAAGGGTAACGTTACTACCATTTATGTCAAGCTTAAAGATCCTGGGGAAAAGCAGTTCATGCTGAGTGAACTGTCTGAATTGTTAAAGCGTTATACTGTCAGAGAAACTATATCACCGGATGATTTGGAAGCTCAGGCTGGCAGTATTGTGATTATATTATCAATGGCACTTGTCATGGTTTTGTTTATGAGTGTTTTCATAATATATTCCTCCTTTAAAGTAATTACTACCGAAAGGCTGCCTATGATTGGCACCTTTAGAAGTGTAGGGGCAAGCAGGAAGGTAACAAATTTTGTACTGCTTTCGGAAAGTATCTTTTATGGAGTAACAGGGGGGATAATAGGGGATGTCCTGGGGATAGGAGTGCTGTACCTTATTGCAAAGGCGACAACGCCGGTATGGGACTCAAGCTATAAGACATCAATACAGTTCAGTGTTATGCAACTGATAGTGTCGTTTATTGTTGCAGTTGTATTATCACTGGTAAGTTCTTTGATACCGATATTGAAGGTGTCGAGAATACCTGTCAAGGATATAGTATTGAATAATATGGAAATAAAAAGCAATAAAACTGGTTTATGGAATATAATATTAGGAATAGTGCTGCTTGTTCTGGCATTACTATTACCACCTATGGCGGTTGGAAATGCGGGGCTGGCTTTGAACTCAATTTGCATACTGGGAGGAGTAGCTGCTATAGTGCTTCTAATTCCTTTCATTACAAAGGTTTTTGTTAAGATATTAGAAAAGATATATGTATTTGTTTTTGGAAACGAAGGGGTGCTGGCGGTTAAAAACCTCAGGAACAATAAAAGCATACTTAATAATATATCACTGCTTGCTATAGGAATTTCAAGTCTGCTTGCAATTAATGTTGTAAGCCAGAGCAGTATTTCGGAAATCATCAATTATTTTGACCGCGGCATCAAATATGATTTGAGCTTTAGTATACCGGAAATGGGCAGGAGTTTCGAATTTTCACTGCGCTCGATAGAGGGAGTCAAGGAAGCCAAGGGATTTTATAATGCCAGGAAGATAGAGGTCAAGGGGACCGATAAGATAATACAGAACATAGAAAGTGCAGATAAAAATACATTTATGGATTATTTCAATATTATACTTGGGGGCAGCAAGGAAAATACCTTGGAAAAACTTAAGGAACTGGATTCTGGAAGAAATATCATAATTACAGGCATGATAAAGAACAGGCTGGGAGTTAAAGCCGGAGATACCATTATATTGCGAATGCCTGCCGGTGACAGGGATTACAAGGTTATAGACGTTTGGGATACCATGATGTACGGAGGAGACTATGCTGTGATTGCAGAGCGGTATCTCAAAATGGATATGGGAGTGAAATATTATGATTATATAGCGATTAAAACCGATAAAGACCCTTATGAAATGTTGCGATTTCTAAAAGACAAGTATGCGAAGAATGGAGCTGGAGGAATAACTATGAATGAAGTCAAGGCCCTGATTGTAAAGTCAAACGCTAGGATATTTGGGGTTTTAAACGGTTTTTCCATACTGACAGTCCTGATCGGAATTATAGGAGTTTTCAACAACCTAATCATCAGCTTTATTGAAAGGAAGCGTTCTTTAGCGGTTTTGCGTTCTATAGGCATGAATAAAAGGCAGATTATTAAGATGATTTTTGTAGAAGCACTTACAGGGGGTTTGATAGGTGGAGTAATTGGAGTTATGGGAGGTATTCTGCAGATATCGGTAATGTTCTATATAGTCAGAATAATAGTATCATCGATTCAGATAAACTATTCGGCTTCTCTACTGTTGAGTAGCCTACTGGCAGGTGTAATAATAACGCTGACGGCATCGGTTGGTCCGGCAATGAAATCGTCGAAGCTCAACATAATTGAGGCTATAAAATATGAATAA
- a CDS encoding CDP-alcohol phosphatidyltransferase family protein, with translation MMAWLMKQLPNMITLLRVVLSCLLSFYILSRFGSMLIPIIIILVIFLTDFLDGKIARLYGNTSHFGAAFDVLADLFYIVAIYIVLYYYHVLPLWFLFIILFKFIEFVVTSLFLKKISSGKSIFVFDFIGRLVAVLFYIIPIMAYVSFMFSQPIYFFTVHVFIYIITFMALVSSLYRLWKWVKVLKISMEQNHICYLKYKYKNLQKQSLEILALKKIEI, from the coding sequence ATGATGGCATGGTTGATGAAACAACTTCCGAACATGATAACACTACTGCGGGTAGTGTTATCATGTTTATTAAGCTTCTATATTTTAAGCCGTTTTGGCAGTATGCTGATTCCTATCATAATTATCTTGGTAATATTTTTAACTGACTTTTTGGATGGGAAAATTGCAAGGCTTTATGGAAATACATCGCATTTCGGTGCGGCTTTTGATGTGCTGGCAGATTTGTTTTATATTGTTGCCATCTATATTGTACTATATTATTACCACGTACTCCCATTATGGTTTTTATTCATCATACTGTTTAAGTTTATAGAATTTGTTGTTACTTCACTTTTCCTCAAGAAAATAAGCAGCGGAAAGTCAATATTTGTTTTTGATTTTATTGGTAGGCTAGTTGCAGTACTTTTTTATATTATTCCGATAATGGCATATGTATCCTTTATGTTTTCGCAGCCCATATACTTTTTCACAGTCCATGTATTCATTTATATCATCACTTTCATGGCTTTGGTCTCGTCATTATACCGACTTTGGAAGTGGGTTAAAGTACTCAAAATTTCAATGGAGCAAAACCATATTTGCTATTTGAAGTATAAATACAAAAATTTACAGAAACAATCATTGGAAATTTTGGCTTTGAAAAAAATAGAAATCTAA
- a CDS encoding flavodoxin, with product MIKKLLIGVAIVFGVLTTCMVLIVWMVASTNKPKGNREEILQSNQQLPKKALIVYQPAITDITSRMAHQIAKGLNDGGYEVTLNYPGEHLSTDISQYSLIVFGSPAYGGNPLSIVTDYMSRIKDFSSKRIVLYSTGANPDSLLELDNMEKFLNSTKAHKKIKFFVSANKENDKIAYDLGKELSKE from the coding sequence ATGATAAAGAAACTTTTAATAGGAGTGGCAATTGTATTTGGTGTTTTAACCACATGTATGGTGTTAATCGTATGGATGGTTGCATCCACCAATAAACCCAAAGGAAACAGGGAAGAAATCCTGCAAAGTAATCAGCAGTTGCCTAAAAAAGCATTAATTGTATATCAGCCTGCAATAACAGATATTACGAGTAGAATGGCACATCAAATCGCGAAGGGACTAAATGATGGAGGGTACGAGGTAACGTTAAACTACCCGGGAGAGCATTTATCTACTGATATTTCACAGTATTCGCTCATCGTGTTTGGCTCACCGGCATATGGAGGAAATCCATTATCGATAGTAACAGATTATATGTCAAGAATAAAGGATTTTTCTTCCAAGAGAATTGTATTGTATTCAACCGGAGCGAACCCTGATTCCTTATTGGAACTGGATAACATGGAAAAATTCCTTAATAGTACGAAGGCACACAAAAAAATAAAATTCTTTGTAAGTGCAAACAAAGAAAATGATAAGATTGCTTACGATTTAGGCAAAGAGTTATCAAAGGAGTAG
- the rfbD gene encoding dTDP-4-dehydrorhamnose reductase encodes MKVLVTGVKGQLGYDVVKRFKSLNVECLGVDKEKFDLTDERQTMDFIRNYRPDIVVHCAAYTAVDRAEEEDRDECYAVNVLGTRYVAQACSEVGAKMVYISTDYVFDGKGEVPYEVTDMPAPINYYGQTKYEGELEVKRLVDKAFIIRISWVFGKNGNNFVKTMLTLGKERKQLNVVCDQIGSPTYTFDVARLITDMSVTNKYGTYHATNEGYCSWHEFAQEIFHLAGLDVCVNPISTEEYPTKAVRPKNSRMSKKSIDLSGFDRLPEWRDALKRYMIELSF; translated from the coding sequence TTGAAAGTCCTTGTGACAGGGGTTAAAGGTCAGCTTGGATATGATGTTGTAAAAAGGTTTAAGAGTCTAAATGTTGAATGCCTTGGGGTAGATAAAGAAAAATTTGATCTTACCGATGAAAGACAGACTATGGACTTTATTAGAAACTATAGACCTGATATAGTTGTTCACTGTGCTGCATATACCGCAGTTGATAGAGCAGAAGAAGAAGACAGAGATGAGTGTTATGCCGTAAATGTACTTGGAACCAGATATGTTGCTCAGGCTTGTTCGGAGGTAGGAGCAAAGATGGTATATATTAGCACTGACTACGTTTTTGATGGTAAAGGAGAAGTGCCATATGAAGTAACTGATATGCCTGCCCCTATAAACTACTATGGTCAAACTAAATATGAAGGTGAGCTCGAAGTTAAAAGACTGGTCGATAAAGCATTTATAATCAGAATTTCATGGGTGTTCGGAAAGAACGGAAATAATTTTGTAAAGACTATGCTGACACTAGGAAAAGAGAGAAAACAACTGAATGTTGTCTGTGACCAAATAGGCTCTCCAACCTATACTTTTGACGTTGCACGTCTTATAACAGATATGTCTGTTACAAACAAATATGGGACGTATCATGCCACAAATGAAGGTTATTGCAGCTGGCACGAGTTCGCTCAGGAAATATTTCATTTAGCCGGACTTGATGTGTGCGTTAATCCTATAAGTACAGAAGAATATCCAACAAAAGCGGTAAGACCCAAGAATTCACGCATGTCAAAAAAGAGTATAGACTTAAGCGGGTTTGACAGGCTTCCAGAATGGCGTGATGCCTTAAAAAGGTATATGATTGAATTGAGTTTTTAA